Part of the Candidatus Coatesbacteria bacterium genome is shown below.
AACCGACCGACGAACCGACCGACGAACCGACCGATGAACCGACCGCTGAACCGGCCGCCCAGACAACCCGCCAAACGGCCTTCGGCGCCCTGACGGCCGTCCAAACCAAACATGAGAAGCAGTTGCATCAACCCATATTTTCCTCACGACCCTTGACACCCGACCTTTATGGTGGTACTTTACTCTCTGGGTTTAGCACCTTTGTCTAGGGTGACGAATCCCAGCACTCAAGAACCTCAACCGAAGAAGAGGAGGCACTACATGAAGAAGGTCGTTATCATGCTCCTTCTCGTCGCGGCCATCTGTGTTGCGGCGAACACCGACAGTGTGGCCACCCCCCGGATCGAAGCCCATCCCCAGGCTCCCGAGTACAACGAGTTCTACTGGGATGACGGCATCATCAGCGGCGGCTGGGTCTGGTACACCGGCGGCAACTACTGGGCCGTCCAGTTCGACGACGAAAAGACCGGCGGCAATGCTGGCCACGTCAACCAGGTTGGCGCCACCACCGTCACCGGTTGGCCCGATGGCACCTTCCAGGGTGCTTATCTGCATCTGTTCTCCGATTACGGCAGCTATCCCTACGAGGACCTGAGCCGCGACTATCTCGGCTTCGCCACCGGTGACGTCTACGAGTGGGTCAACGTCGACCCGCCGATCGATCTCACCAGCGGCGTCTTCTACCTGGCCTGGGAACAGTTCGGCAACTATCCCGCCACCGACTGCATGGCCGTCGACGCCTCCGCCGGTACCCACAACTGGACCGGCTATGAAGGCTCCTGGGCGCCCGACAGCGCCTACGGCGACTTCATGCTGCGCTGCTACTGGGAGCCAGCCGGCGTGACCCCCAGCACCTGGGGCCAGGTCAAGAGCCTGTACCAGTAAACCGTAGTCAAGCTACACCAAAGGGGCGGTTCTGCCGCCCCTTTTTTATTGCCCGCTGAACGCCACAGTCGCAATACTTCCCAGGTACAGCGCAGCCACCCCGGACGGCCTTGCCACCCCGGTGAAGCGGCCGGAACCCGCTGCCGTTAAGCTTCGGCGCAGCGCTTCAACACCCGGCCCCGCCATCACCGGGAAACCGCCCGGCCCGCCTCGTCCAGCGGCGCTTGACAGCCCCCACACGGCCGACTAATATATATACGTCGCATAGTCGCGACGTAAACCCCTTTCACCCCGACACGGAGGTCCGACCATGCAACGTCTGTGTTTGATCATTGTATTGGCTGTCGGCGCGAGCCTGGCGGCGGGAGCGTTTACCACGCCCGACGTCCCGCCTCGCCCCGACTATCAGGAGTTCCACTACGACGACGGCGGCTGCGAGGTGGGCTACGTGATGTACACCGGCGGGCAGTACTGGGCCGTCGAGTTCGGCGAGGACCTGACCGGCGGCACGGCGGGCCACATCGACCAACTGGGCGCCTACACCGTGGCCGGCTGGCCCGATTCCACCTTCCAGGGTTGCTACCTGCACGTCTTCAGCGAGTACGGCGGCTACCCCGACGAGGACCTCTGCCGCGAGTACCTGGCCTTCCAGTCCGGTGACCAGTACGAATGGATCGACGTCGACGTCGAGATCAGCACCGGTCTCTTCTACGTCGTCTTCGAGCAGTTCGGCGACTATCCGGCCTGCGACTCCATCGGCGTGGACACCGACAACAGCGGCCACAGCTGGATGGACGGCCAGCCCTTCACCGAGGGCGAGCTGATGCTGCGCTGCTATTGGCAGTCTGACAACTCCGCCGTCGAACCGTCCTCCTGGGGCCGGGTAAAGGCGCTCTACCAGTAGCGCGATCCCGTCAGCGGCACCGCGATGCGGCGAGGGGCGACCGGGCCCCTCGTTTTTTCTGTAATCATCTTGACACTGCTCACATGATGGACTATCATATTTATGGTAGAAAACAAATATCTTTACCTTCCATAATTGCCTTCCTCCTCTCAACCAGCCGCAGTGCGACTCCGGACAGTGCGACTCCGGACAGTGCGACTCCGGACAGAGCGACTCCGGACGTAGCGACTCCGGACGTAGCCGCGGCCACCCGCGAACGGGAGTTACTCCCCGGCGCCCCCACCCCAACACTCCAACCCAAGGAGGAGTCATGAAACCGACAGCGCTATTCCTGATCATCCTCGCCGTCGCCGTCTCGGCGGCCAACCTCGACGGTGTCGCCACCCCGCCGATCGACGCCCATCCCCAGGCTCCGGCTTACTCGGAGTTCTACTGGGACGACGGCATCATCGCCTCCGCCTGGGTCTGGTACACCGGCGGCAACTACTGGGCCGTCCAGTTCGACGACACCAAGACCGGCGGTAACCCCGGCCACGTCAACAAGGTCGGCGCCGTCCCCTACGGCGGCTGGCCCGACGGCACCTTCCAGGGCGCCTACCTGCATCTGTTCTCCGACTATGGCAGCTACCCCTACGAGGACCTGAGCCGCGACTATCTCGGCTTCGCCACCGGTGACGTCTACGAGTGGGTCAACGTCGACGTCTACATCACCTCCAGCGTCTTCTACCTGGCCTGGGAACAGTTCGGCAACTATCCCCAGACCGACGCCTTATCCGTCGACGCCTCCGCCGGCACCCACAACTAGACCGGCTATGAAGGCTCCTGGGCGCCCGACAGCGCCTACGGCGACTTCATGCTGCGCTGCTACTGGGAGGAACGGCCCGGCGCAGTCGTGCCCTCTTCCTGGGGTTCGGTCAAGGCGCTCTACCAGTAAAGCGGGTCGGCTCTGTACGACCGGGGGCGGCTCGACCGCCCCCGGTTTTTTGAAAACGCCCTTGACGACCCGCCGCGGATAGTCTATCGTTTTAGTAGTCATCAACCTCTACTCGTTTTTAACCCATTATCCGACGGGAGCCTGAATCATGCGCAAACTCACCGGGCTCGTCCTGCTCTTCGCCGTCGCCGTCTCGGCGGCCAATACCATCGGCGTCGCCACCCCGCGGATCGACGCCCATCCCCAACCCTCATATGGCTACGAGTTCTACTGGGATGACGGCTACATCAGCTCCGGCTGGGTCTGGTACACCGGCGGCAACTACTGGGCGGTCCAGTTCGACGAGGAGAAGACGGGGGGGTACGTGGGCACCGTCAACAGGGTCGGGGCCGTCACTTACGCCGGCTGGCCCGACGGCACCTTCCAGGGCGCTTATCTGCACATCTTTTCCGATAGTGGCGGCTATCCCTATGAGGATCTATACCGTGAGTATCTAAACATCACCGAGGGTGACGTCTATAACTGGATGACCGTCTTTCCGTACCTCTGGATCGAGTCCAGCGTCTTCTACCTGGCCTGGGAACAGTTCGGCAACTATCCTCAGACCGACTGCATGGCCGTCGACGCCGCCGCCGGCACCCACAACTGGGCCAGTGACGTCGACTCATGGAGAGAATGGCAACAGGTGGATGACTACGGCGACTTCATGCTGCGCTGCTACTGGGATACGTGGGATATTGATAATTGCTCCTGGGGCGGGATCAAGGCGCTGTACCAGTAATCGACCTGTTTTGTCCTCCAAGCGATTTGGTGATAAACAGACCGCCCGCGGGCGGTCTGTTTCTTTATGCCTGACTGAGGGCGAACGGGACGCCGCCTAGTCGATGACCCGGCTCTGAACGAGCTCGAGCTGGGCGATGCCGAACTCGGCGTCGTCGGACTTGTCGGGATGGCCGACGACGGTGCCGTTGAAAGCCTCGAGGGCGTCGCGGTAGAGGGTCTCGCCTTCGGCGTCCCCGGCGGCCCAGCGGGCCAGGCCCAGGTAGCCCATGTTGAGCAGGACGCTGAAGTCGGACCCGGCGGCGCACTCGATGGGCTCCTCGCGGGCCTGGGCGTCGAGGACGGCGTAGTCGAGGGCCTTGGTGAAGGCGTCGGCGGCTTCTTCGTAATCGCCGAGGAAGAGCTGGTGCGCCCCGAGGGCCCACCAGGCCATGGAGAAGGGAGCGGGGCCTTTCTCCAACTCGTGGCGCCAGTCGAGGCAGCGCTCGGCCAGCTCGACGCCCTTCTCGAAGTGGCGGTTGGAGCGGGGCAGCTCGTCGCCGGGCCAGCAGGGGGCCAGGTCGGCGGCCAGGTTGTAGGCCTCGATGTTGGCGCCGTCAAGCAGTTTACCGCGCTCGTCGTCGTCGGCGGTCTCGGCCTGGGCCAGGTACTCGGCGATGCCGGCCTCGACGACGGTCACCAGGGCGTCGAGGTTCTTGCCCTCCCAGTCGCGGTAGGCGAAGCCCTGGTGGGCGAAGACGAACAGCTTACGCCGCCGCTGGGGGTCTTCTATGGCGCTGATGTAGCCGACGACGGCCTCGGCGCCACCGTCCTCCATCAGTTCCTGGAGTTGCGGCCATTCGCTCTCGGGAAACTCCTTTTCCTCGGCCATCGCTTCTCCCTCGTCGGCCGTCGCGACCAGCGCCGCGCAGCAGATGATCAACGTGAAAATCCAGCTTATCGGTGAACGGGGCATCATTGCTCCTTGACGGAGAAACCGGCAGTTCCCAGCAGACCGCCCAGGGAGCGGTACTGGCCGCCGTAGTTGTAGACCAGGGGTTCGAAACATCCGGGATCCAGTGTGTCGTCGGCGTCGAGCAGGCCGGCCTCGACGTGGACGGCGACGATCTCGCCGATGAACAGGTCGTGGCTGCCCAGCTCGTAGACGTGACGGGTGACGCACTCCAGGTTGACCGGGAATTCCACGATCAGCGGGGAGCTCACCTCGGCGGCGGGCCCGGGGGTCAGTCCGACGGCGTCCCACTTGTCGACCTCGCGCCCGGAGCGTACGCCGCAGAAGTCGACGGCCCGGGCCTGCCCGGCGGTGGGGATGTTGACGACGAAGTCGCCCCCGGCGGTGAGCAACCGGTGGGAATGGCGGCTCTTCCGCACGCCGATGCCCACCTGGGGCGGATCGGAGCAGACGGTACCGGCCCAGGCCAGGGTGATCAGGTTGGTCGTCTCGCCGTCGGAGCAACTGACGACCACGCAGGGGGCGGGAAAGAGGTAGGTTCGGGGTTCGAGGCAGCGCTTGTCGGGCATGGTTTCAGGGGCCTTTCGGTCGGTGGGGGTGGGCGATGAGCAGGCATTCGGGGTCGCCACGCAGGATGGAGGTCCGCAGCTCGACGCTGAAGGGGCGGTCGAAGAGCCGCTCCAGCAGCTCCGTCAGCCAACCCCGAGAGCACTCGCAGTACAGCGCCTGGGGCTCGGGGGGCAAGCGGTGGCACAGGCAGCGCGGGTAGCGGACCTCGAGGGCGCCGTCGACCCAGCGCAGCTCGACGGGCCAGCCCTCCCAGGCCGCGGCCCGGCGGACGAAATCCTCCAGCGAGCCGCCAGCGGCGAGTTCTTCCAGACGGCACAGGAACTCCGGCGGCAAACCGGCGGCGCAGCGCCGCCCCCGCTGGAAGAGGTTTTCCCCGCACATTCGGCGGGAAGCGGAAGACGGATCGGGCACCACGGTCATGCTTACCCCCGGGGCGCTAACCGCTGTTCTCGCTGCGGGCCAGCTCCGGTTTGAGCGCACCCTCGGCGGTGAACAGCTTGCGGTAGTGCAGGGCCACCAACAGCAGGCTGCCCACGGCCACGGCGGCGGCCAGCATCAGCATGACGACGATCTGATAGCGGATGGCGGTCAGCGCCGGCGAGCCGGCCAGGATCTGGCCGACCATCATCCCGGGCAGGAAGACCATCCCCACGGCCATCATCGAGTTGATGATCGGGGTCATCCCGGCGCGCAGAGCGGCGCGCACCCGGTCACGGACGGCCTCCCAGGGTCCGGCGCCCAGGGCCAGCAGGGTCTCGATCTCGCCGACGTGGGAGCGCACCTCGCTGTAGAGCCGATCCAGGGACAGGCTGATGCCGTTGAGGGAATTGCCGATGATCATCCCGCCGATGGGGATGACCACCCGGGCGGAGTACCAGGGATCGCCCTGGATGACAAGGCCGCAGACCAGGGCGGTGACCAGGATGGAACCGGGCAGCAGGGAGAGGAAGGTCAGGCCGTAATGGCGTTTGGGGGCGCCGGAGACCCGCTGCAGGGCCGTGTAGGTGGCGAAGCCGATCATGAAGAGCAACAGCGCGCCGGTCAGCCAGGGACTGTCCCACTCGAAGAGGTACTTGAGCGCCCAGCCCATCAGGAACAACTGGATGAAGGTGCGCAGGGTGCCGACGACCAGGCTCTTGAGCAGTCCCAGGCGCAGCAGGGCCGTCAGCACACCGGTCAGCACTACCAGGCCGACGGCCAGGGCCAGTTGCCAGTCGCTGATCGGGATCACCGACACGGGGCGTCCTTCCGCCGCGGGGCGACCAGCTCGCCGATGTCGAGTACCCGGCGATCGAGGGCGCTCCAGGGTCCCTCGTCATGAATGACCAGGATCAGGGCGCCGCCGTCGGCGACCCAGCGGGCGAAAGCCGCGGCCAGCCCCGTCGCCGTGGCGGCGTCGACGGAGGCCGTCGGCTCGTCGGCCAGCAAGATCTCGGGTTCGGCGAGCAGGCTGCGCACCAGGGCCAGGCGTTGGAGCTCGCCGCCGGAGAGGGTGCGGGCGTCCTGTCCGTAGAGCCCCGGCGGCAGACCGGCCAGTTCGAGCAGCTTCCGGGCGCGTCCCTCGTCGTAGCCGTCGTCGGCGATCTGCAGGCGGAAGGGCAGGCGCAGGTTGTCGGCGACACTGCCGTCGAAGGCCGCCGGCCGCTGGGCCAGATAGCCCACCCGGCGCCGCCAGCGCCGGGGCTCGATCTCCGCGGCGGGGACGCCGTCCAGGGAAAGCTCGCCGCTCAGCCGCCCGCGCAACCGGGCCAGCACGCGCAGCAGCGTCGACTTGCCCGAGCCCGAGGGTCCGGCGATCTGCAAGACCTCGCCCGGTGCGACGGCCAGATCGACCCGGGCGCAGCGGTCGTCGCCGACGGGAAAGACCAGTTCGTGAGCCTCGAGTCCCCGTTGTCGCATCGACCTCCGCCGGCGGCTAGAAGATGCTGCGCAACTGCAGCAGGTAGTGGTTGGTCGCCTCATCGTGCAGGCCGTAGCGCAGGCCGAGTTCGGCGTCGAAGAAACTGTGGACGTGCCAGATCAAGCGCCCGGTCAGGTATTGCCGCTCGGCGGTCGGACTACCCGACTCCTCGCCGGGGATGAGCTGGTCGTAGGCGGCGAGTAGCTCGACGGGACCCAGCCAGTAGCCGGCGCCGACCCAAAAGGCCAGGTCGTCGGTGTAGCTCGGACCGGCGCCCTCGCGACGCTCCTGGAAGACCACTTCGCCCAGCAGGCCGAGGTCGGCGGGCAGGTCGAGGGTGAAGAAACCCGCCAGCCCCCAGACACCGTCGACGCGGCCGTCGTCGTCGTCCAGCCACTCGTCGGCGTGATAGGAGGCGCCGAGAAGCAAGGGTCCGAGGCGTTGGGTCGCCCGGGCGTTCAGAGCCTTGCCCGGCGCGCTGTCCGTATTCTCGCCGCGACCGTTGTAGAGGCCCAGGGCAAGGTGGGTGCCGCCGGAGCTCCAACCCGCCTCGAGGCCCGTCTCGTATCAACTGGCCGTGGGGTAACCCAACGGCGACTTGGTCGCCGGGTTGTGGTCGTCGGTGTTGAGGCCGAAGGGCGGCCGGAAGCGGCCGAAACGCAGGTAGAGGTCAGCCGGCAGGTAGACCCGCGCCCAGGCGTCGTCGAGACCGAAACGGCTCACGCCGACCACGCCGTCGACCAGACCGTCGAGGCGGGGGTTGACGCGCAGGCGGTAGTCCATGGCGGTCAGGCCGAAAACCGCGTCGTCTTCGGCCTCCTCGTAGACGGCGAAGACACGCAGGTCGGCGTCGACGCGGACGTATTCACCGAGGTCGATGTCCGGACCGTCGTTGGTGAAGCGCCTGGCCGCGTAGGGGGTACGCATCCCCCCGCCCTCGGGGTTGAGGTGACAAGCGCTGCAACCCACGCCGTCGCGCAGGGCGTAGCGGGGCACGGCGGCGGCGATGGTCACCGTGGCGAGGAGCGATAGAACCAAGCGTTTCATCAGGGCTCCCTTCGGTTATCCCCGAGGTTGATTATACAAAAGGCCGCCCCCGCTAACCAGGGCGGCCTGCGGCAATGAACCGCCGAACGGGGGGCGAGCGTAGCGACCGGCCGCCCGCCCGCCCCGCCTTCGCCCCCGGCCGGCCCCGTCACGCTTCTTGCAGGCCGGGTTCGCCGGTGGGCGAACCCGGCGCAACAAGCGCGCCGGGGCCTCGGGTTCGAGTCCGGCGGGTCTATTTGCCGTTCTTGGGGTTGGCGTCGTCGTTGCGGGGCGGGCGGTCCTGGGTCAGTTGCTTGAGCTTGGTTTCGGCCTCTTTGAGCAACAGGCGCAAGCGCTCGACCTCGGACTTCTGGTCCTCGCGATTGATGAGGTCCTTCTCGAGGTTTTGCTGGCGGACGTCGAGGTCGTCGAGTTTGCCGTCGACGGCACCCAGGCGCTGTTCGAGCTTGTCGGCGCGTTGGAGGGTCTGCTCCAGCTTGCGCAGGCGTTCGTCGAGGGCGTCCAGGTTTTCGTCCTGGCGTTCGAGGTTGGTCAGCAGGCGCTGGGAGCGCTCTTCGAGCCCGTCGATGACTGGCTGTTGCTCGGCCCGGGTCTGGTCGACGAGTTCCCGGATCTCGGCGAGGCGTTCGCCGAGTCCGGTCAGCTTGTTGCTGAGCTCGACGGCTTCCTCGAGGCGGGCCTCGAACTGATCGAGGCGGCTGTGCAGGCGCTGGGTGCGTTCGCCGACGGCGGCGAGGGTCTTGGTCTTGGAGTCCAGCTCGCTGAGGTGGGAGGTGGTGGTGTTGAGTTCGTCGCGCAGGCCTTTGAGGTCTGCGGTCAGGTGGTCGAGGTCTTGCTGGGATTCCTCGAGCTGGTTGAGGAACTGCTCGGTGGTCTCGGCGGCGCCCTGGATGCGCTGTTGTCGTTCGCCGACCTCCTCCTCGAGTTTGAGCAGCACGTTGAGGTCTTCGCCGGTCTGCTTGGCCATCCGCTCGGCCTTCTCCAGCTCGAGCTGGATCTCGCCGCGGGTCTTCTCGAGGCGGCCGGCCAGGGTGCCGACTTCTTTGTTGATGCGCTCGGCGTCGCGGGCGTTCTCGAGGTAGTCGTCGACCTTGGCGCCCAGTTTCTCGATCTCGTCCTGCTGGCGGCGGACCTCATCGCCGGTCAACTGGACGCGCTCCAGGGAGAGATCGAGGTTGTCGAGGCGCTTCTCAAGTTCGTCGAGCTGGGCCCGTCGCTGAAGCTGCTCGGCGGCGTGCTTGTCGACCTCGCCCATTAGCTGGTGCAGACCGGCGATCTTCTCTTCGATCAGCTTGACGGTCTCCCGGCGCTGTTCGAGGACGTCGTAGCGGCCCTTGAGGTGCTCCTCACGTTCGTCGAGGCGGTTCAGGCGCTCGGCGAGTTGCTCGAGGGTCTGGCGTTCCCCGGCCAGGCTTTCCAACTGCTCGGCGGTCTTGGTACCGGTCTCGCGCAGCTCGCCGACCTTGTAGTCCAGCTCGCCGATGGCCTCCCGGATGCCGCCGATGCGGCCTTCGAGGGAGTCGACCACGCCGAGGCGTGATTCGTTGGAGGCCAGGCGGCTGGAGATGGCCCGCAGGCGTTCCTGGAAGTTGTTCAGCCGCTTGTCGACCTCGTCGACGCGCTTGAGCTCCTCCTCGAGGCGGGCGGCGGTACCCAGGGCGTCCTCAAGGGCGGGGCGATGCTCGAGCAGGCTCTGGAGCTTGCCCTCGTGGGCGGCGGCCTGGTTGCGCATCTCCTCGAGGCGGGCGGCGAGGGCGTCGAACTCGCCGCTGCGTTGCTCGATGTTCTTGATCTGACCGTCGAGGGTGCCGATGCGCTGCTCGAGGGCCACCAGGCGTTCCTGTTGGTCGTTGAGCTTGCGGTGTCCCTCGTCGATGGACTCGAGGTCCCGGCGCAGACCGGCGGCCAGGTTGGTGGCGCGTTCGCCCTCGGAGCGGGCCTCGCTGGCGGCTTCGAGGGCCTCGTTGACGGCGCCGCGGGTCTCGTCGAGCTCCTTGAGCCGTCCCTCGAGCTCGTCGATGCTGTGGCGGGTTTGCTCGACGAGATCGATCTTCTCGTTGATCTTGTCGATCTGGGCCTCGATGTCCCAAACGACGACGTTGAGCCGGGCCTGCTCGGCGCCGACCTTCTCGACGATCTCCCGCTCGCGCTGCAGACTCTTGAACTTCTGCTGGATGTAGGCGACGGAGGATTTCAGCTCCTCGGCCTTGGAGCGGAACTCGTCGACGCGTTCGATCTCGGTGGAGATCTCGGCGGACTTCTCCTTGGAGGCGGCCAGCTCGGCGTTGAGACCGACCAGGTTCTCGCTCAGTGACTCCAGGCTCTGCTCCAGGGAGTGCTGGTTCTCGCGCAGGTCGTCGAGGTTGAGCCGGGTCAGCTTGATCTTGCTCTGCACCTCCTGGATGGAGTCGGTCTGCTGCCTGAACTCGGCCAGGACCTCGCCCAACTCACCCGTTTTCTCCTCGACGCCGGCCAGCTCGGCGCGCAGCTCGGTGACGCGCGCGTTCACCTTGGCCGCGCTCTCCTCGCTCTGTTCGAGGCGCTCCAGCTCGGCGCGGTAGCCGGCCAGGGCCTCGTCGAAGGAGCGCAGGCGGCCCTCGGTCTCGGCGACCAGGCCGTCGAGCCGCCCGGCGATCTCCTTGATCCGCTTCTTGGAGCGCTCGATGGTCTTGCTGGTATTTTCGATATAGTCCAGATCGCTGGTGATCTGACCGCGGAGCTCCCTGATCTCATTGAGACGCAGGCGGATGGCCTCGAGCTCCTCGCGGTTGGCCAGCAGCTCTTCGAGGGCCCGGCGGGCGTCGCCGGTCTCACCGCCCAGCTTGTCGATCAGCTTCTCCGAGCGCTCGATGAGCTGGGTCAGTTCCTTGGAGATCCGGGGATACTTGGAGGTTTCGCCCTGGGGCTTGGTCAGTGACAGTTCGGAGATCAGCTTCTGCTCCCACTGCTCGTCGCTGGTGTTGACCTTGTCGTCCTGCTTGCCCGGTTTGCTCTTCGCCATTCGGATCCCCCCTCGAGGGACAGGCTATGTAGATGTAAGCAAAAGTAACTTAATTGCCATCGTCTAGTATTTAAGACATTTTGGGCATGGATGTCAAGCATCAAACCCATTTAAGTCGACTTTTTACACAAAATACAGCTACCCCCGGCCCGACGGTTGTCAAAAAGAAAGGCCAAGGGTAGATAGATTAGCATTATCTTATCAACTAAGTTGTCTTAATCTCTCCCGACTATCAACTCGACCGGCTGCGGATGAGCTCGACGAACAGCTCCACCATCTCCGGATCGAACTGCCGTCCGGCGTTGCCCTCGAGCTCGACGCCGGCCCGTTCGGCGGGCAGGGGATGGCGGAAGGGCCGCTCCGAGGTCATCGCGTCGTAGGCCTCGGCGATGGCCAGGATGCGGGCCAGCCGGGGGATGTCCTCGCCGGCCAGCCGGTTGGGGTAGCCCTCGCCGTCCCAGCGCTCGTGGTGGTGGCGGATGATGGCGGCCACGGGCTTCATCTGCTCGGTAACGCCGACCAGGGCCTCGCCGACGATCGGATGGCGGCGCACCACGACCCAGTCGCTTTCATCGAGGGGGGTGTCCTTGCCCAGGATGTCCTCGGCCAGACCGAGCTTGCCCACGTCGTGGAGCACGGCGGCGAAGCGCAACTGGAACAGCTCCTCCAGGCCGAGATCCAGGGCGCGGCCCAGACGCACGGCGTAGCGCATCACCCGCTCGGAGTGACCGCGAGAGTAGGTGTCGCGGGCTTCCAGGGCGTTGATCACCGACAGCAGGGTGGTGAAACCGGCCCACAGCCGGCCCGTGTATTCATAGACCCGCTCGGTGAAGGCGACCAGCCGGCGCTGGAGCACCTCGAGGCGATGGATGATTGCGGGTTCGAGCTCCTCGTTATCCCAGACGTAGAACAGGCAGACCCGCCCGCCGAGGCGCAGTCCAACGCCGCTGCCGTAGCGTCGGCCGAAGAAGCCGTCGAAGCGCAACAGGTGCTTGTTGGCCATCTCCTTGACCGGGGTGTGCCGGGTCGGCAGACGCCCCAGGGCGTCGAAGGCCTCTCCAGCGTCGAGATCCTCCGGGGGCTCCAACCCCCCCACCGTGGCGTGGATCCGCTCGTCGAGCATCTTCCACAGCGCTACGGCCCCATCGGCGGCGAACAGCCTGCGGGTCTGCTCCAGCAGGGTGGTGAAGTAGGCGTCCGGCAGCAACAGACTGCCGAGGCTGTCCTCGAGATCGCGCAGCAGCACCAGATCCTCGAGAAAACCGCGCAGGTTGGCCGAGAGCGGATTGCGCCCGGGCAGCTCCAGGCCCAGCTCGGTGAAGGGCTCCAGCTGGAGCTCCAGCAATTGCGCCGTTGTCTGCAACTGCTCGACCTCGCCGGCGGGCCGGCAGATGATCAACTGGATCAAGCCGGGCAGCCGCGGTTTGAGGGTGATGAAGCGGCGGCCGCCGACGCAGTCGGCCACCTGGTCCTTGGGCGAGGTCAGGGCGTTCATACAGGGACCGTCGGGGCTGGGATCATAGGAGGGACAGAGCAGGTCGGCGGGGCCGATCCGCTCCAAGCCGGCCCGGGTGAGAACGATGAGCTGCACCCGCGCCGCCTCGGCGAAACGCTGCAGCAGTGCCGCTAGATCCATGCGGACTCCCGAAGGGTGGGGTTCTGTCGTTGAGTGGTCGCTAGACGTTGTCGATTATAACAGTCCGGCGGGGTTTTAACGAGGGACGCACCGTGGAATCTGTTGAAACCCAGCTTGTTCCATGGTGACTCTCCCGCCGCCGTTGGCATGTTTTTTGCACTGATTAACAGACGACGAGAAAACGACGAACCAACGGCCCCCGCCGCGTCGTAAGACGACATCCGGCGCCGCCGGCCTGCCAATACGGCACGGTGATCGCCCGCGCGGCGCGGGGGTACATTTCGTGGAGGTCTATGGAACGCTATCTGAACGATGAAGCCGTCGAGGCCGTCCGCTCGGCCCAAGACGTGGCCCGCAGCCTGGGCTTCGACTACGTGGGCACCGAGCACCTGCTGGCCGGGATCGCCCGCCAGGTGGGCACCGACGCCGCCAAGGCCCTGGCCGAGCGCGGGGCCAGCTTCGACGCGATCACTGAGGAGCTGGAACGCCTGCTCAGCCACAGCGGCCGCGGGACGACGCTGAGCCTGACCCCCCGCCTGGAGGGGGCGATCCGGCGCGCCGCCGAAAGCACCATGCAGGACGAGAAGAAAGCCGGTCCGGCCCACCTGCTGGCGGCGATCCTGGTCGACCGCAACTCCGGGGCCAACCGCGTCCTGGCCGCCCTCCACGTCCCCACCGACGAACTGCTGGCCGCCCTGGGCGCCGCGGGCGACGCGAGCGGCGAGTCGTCCCTGGACATCTTCGGCCGCGACCTGACCGAGCTGGCCCGCCGGGGTGAACTGGATCCGGTCATCGGCCGGGAGGCCGAGATCGACCGGGTCGTCCAGGTGCTCAGCCGGCGAACCAAGAACAACCCGGTGCTGATCGGCGAACCCGGCGTGGGCAAGACGGCCATCGCCGAGGGCCTGGCCCAGGCCGTCGTCGAGCGGCGGGTGCCCGAGAGCCTGCTGGACCGCAAGGTGATCATGCTGGACCTGGCCGCCGTGGTCGCCGGTTCCAAGTACCGCGGCGAG
Proteins encoded:
- a CDS encoding ATP-binding cassette domain-containing protein; translated protein: MRRPTTTCCSCAASSSRRRRSMRQRGLEAHELVFPVGDDRCARVDLAVAPGEVLQIAGPSGSGKSTLLRVLARLRGRLSGELSLDGVPAAEIEPRRWRRRVGYLAQRPAAFDGSVADNLRLPFRLQIADDGYDEGRARKLLELAGLPPGLYGQDARTLSGGELQRLALVRSLLAEPEILLADEPTASVDAATATGLAAAFARWVADGGALILVIHDEGPWSALDRRVLDIGELVAPRRKDAPCR
- a CDS encoding flavin reductase family protein, producing the protein MPDKRCLEPRTYLFPAPCVVVSCSDGETTNLITLAWAGTVCSDPPQVGIGVRKSRHSHRLLTAGGDFVVNIPTAGQARAVDFCGVRSGREVDKWDAVGLTPGPAAEVSSPLIVEFPVNLECVTRHVYELGSHDLFIGEIVAVHVEAGLLDADDTLDPGCFEPLVYNYGGQYRSLGGLLGTAGFSVKEQ
- a CDS encoding HD domain-containing protein produces the protein MDLAALLQRFAEAARVQLIVLTRAGLERIGPADLLCPSYDPSPDGPCMNALTSPKDQVADCVGGRRFITLKPRLPGLIQLIICRPAGEVEQLQTTAQLLELQLEPFTELGLELPGRNPLSANLRGFLEDLVLLRDLEDSLGSLLLPDAYFTTLLEQTRRLFAADGAVALWKMLDERIHATVGGLEPPEDLDAGEAFDALGRLPTRHTPVKEMANKHLLRFDGFFGRRYGSGVGLRLGGRVCLFYVWDNEELEPAIIHRLEVLQRRLVAFTERVYEYTGRLWAGFTTLLSVINALEARDTYSRGHSERVMRYAVRLGRALDLGLEELFQLRFAAVLHDVGKLGLAEDILGKDTPLDESDWVVVRRHPIVGEALVGVTEQMKPVAAIIRHHHERWDGEGYPNRLAGEDIPRLARILAIAEAYDAMTSERPFRHPLPAERAGVELEGNAGRQFDPEMVELFVELIRSRSS
- the fetB gene encoding iron export ABC transporter permease subunit FetB is translated as MSVIPISDWQLALAVGLVVLTGVLTALLRLGLLKSLVVGTLRTFIQLFLMGWALKYLFEWDSPWLTGALLLFMIGFATYTALQRVSGAPKRHYGLTFLSLLPGSILVTALVCGLVIQGDPWYSARVVIPIGGMIIGNSLNGISLSLDRLYSEVRSHVGEIETLLALGAGPWEAVRDRVRAALRAGMTPIINSMMAVGMVFLPGMMVGQILAGSPALTAIRYQIVVMLMLAAAVAVGSLLLVALHYRKLFTAEGALKPELARSENSG